DNA sequence from the Malus sylvestris chromosome 10, drMalSylv7.2, whole genome shotgun sequence genome:
tgaaaaatctctccaacaaTGGCAGAGACAATCGAGTCATTCATGCATCATTCTTCCCTTCCCTGTTTCTCCGTACGGCGACACTTTCCTCACAAATTCAAAAACGTTACGTTACCTGTCCTACCCAATCAATCTATTCACttcaagtctctctctctctctctctctctctagggaAAATTGGGAATGGAGTGAGTGTACAACACAGAGCCTAAGTAGACTTAAATGAATTCGGATCCTCACCAtattctctttgtgagaatctTGAAGATATGTTAATCATATTCGTGTGAGAATCATGAGGATCTGTGAATCGTATTCGTTCATCATACATTATAcgatcataaatcattttaaatatttttagtccTACCCAATCAATCTATTCACTTCAAGTCTCTCTCTCTGGGGAAAATTGGGAATGGAGTGAGTGTACAACACAGAGCCTAAGTAGACTTAAATGAATTCGGATCCTCACCAtattctctttgtgagaatctTGAAGATATGTGAATCATATTCATGTGAGAATCATGAGGATCTGTGAATCGTATTCGTTCATCATACATTATAcgatcataaatcattttaaatatttttatttaaaattaaacacaaacagtacatGATAAAATCTGActgcacaatatacgataaacggacatGATTCACGAATTTTTAAGATTCTCATCAAAAGAATCCGAAGAGAATCCTGtttggacttaaataggcttgtAATAGttagattaaataattaaaataaaattaatgggttaatgttaacaaaataaaattgagtGTTGATTTCTTCTCTTTTAATTGCTAAAATTAATGGGttaaatttacaaaataaaaaagagagtgTTGATTTCTTCTCTGTTAATTACTATTTTTCTGTTATTTAGTACTACaatttagtggtattcctctttacttataaatgagagattttagattcgattcttgTTAAAggtaaatttaaaccacattatgcTAGTTTATTACGAGACTAAGCTCATCCATCTCTTATCCAGTTCTCATATattctcatcttcttctattttGTGCGGTAATAGTTAAACcacatcaaaattttatattgatttttttatagagataataagataaaaaataataacgatataaaatattaacgtgacttaatcgtgatAACACAAATAAAAGAAGATGAGAATGTATGAGAATTAGGAGGGTAAATAAGTCGGGTTCATAAAATATTGGTCCCGTCCCATGGCATCGCACATTCCTAGATCTCTTTAGTGCCGTCGGATATGAATTGTTGTCAATTCCATGGAGAATGAGGATCCCGATGCACTAGCACCAGCACTACTTTACTTTGGTATCAAAAATCAActtaaaagaaaaggaaaaagaaaaataaaaaaaagggaggcAAAGCAATGTGTGCCAAAATAATACTTGTGCCCAAGAGACAGACAAGCACAGGTATCCCAGCTGAGGACCGGCTTCTCTATTCTCCTACTTTATAtacattttcattcttttttataaagataataagacaaaaaataatagtaatataaaatattaacgtgatttaACCATAActgcacaaaataaaaaaggataagAATGTATGAGAAGTGAGAGGGCATAGAAGCCAGGTCCGAAAGATTCCTCCCAAACCGATCGACCAATAGTATTGCAAGTTTGGTCCGAAAGATTCCTCCCAAACCGATCGACCAATAGGATTGCAAGTTTGGAACCCTCCCTCCTCCACGTCGACCCCCAGTCTCAGTCCACACAACAAAATCCGGCTGCGTTTTTTCTTGTGTTtaattccttttttctttttgctgtcCGCTAAGTTTACTCCTTCTATTAGtataaattacatttttttgttaaaaattttatttttcttttaaaaaatagtAATTTGTATCCAAAAGAAAAGTTTAAGGGAGGGAGGTGTAGTCAAtttggattttaatggatttttttAGGTAAcatattttaaaggattttaataaactctACAATTCATTTACAATTCCATATGGATTTTGACAAATTTATGCAAATTTCTATTATAGATTTGTATGGATTCTTTCTTAAATTCCCTAGGATTTTAAAACAATTCAGAAATCACACACAAAGCCGTGGgatcatttttaataaaatcatGTGGCTGAGATTAACCTCTCCAACTCTCTGCAATTGAAACCCTAATTGTTATGTGTATTCTACTACACCGTCTGAAATCACAGTCCTCAATCCAAGGACTAGTTAATTGCATATTTTCATACCATAGTAATAGCACAAACTAATAACGTTTAGAATGTATATAGGTTGGAGGAATTGATCCAACACAAGCCAAAGAATGTGTGTTTCGAGAGTGACGTTGATTGGTTTTAATAATGAATGGTGACATTTCAAGGGCACCAAAGCAGAATTGAACAAGGTGTCTTCTGCAAATAAAAGTACAACAAAGATAGGAAGTAGTTGAAGGGAAAGGAAGCATTAGCAAGGGAATTTACATGAGATGTTTGGGCAGTtggtgaagaaagaaaaaaaatgttggtGGTGCTGTGACATCTTCTCATGCCTGCAAAGATTTCACGATCAGCCATGGAAGTCCAAGGCGGCTAAGTTCACATCATGTCCTCTCAAATGGAGAAGATTGGTCCTCTGGCGTGAAAATAAATCTGAGGGGTAAGGGTTAGATTCTTGATAGCATTTGGTATTTATACCACACACCcttaaatccattaaaatccatCACTCATCAAAATCCTAGCAATTCCTTGGCAATTTCATTACACATAGACATCTACAAACTCATTCAAAATCCTAATTGACTATCCCTGGATTTCGAtgtattctttaaaatcctataaaatcctaatttgactacactctgatttcaaaatcttttaaaatcctaattgaatacacccaaaTTTTAAAACCATTAAAATGCTAtcaaatcctaatttgactacaccTTAAGATTAGTAATTAGTATAGGTGGGTCCGGAGTTAGAGGGTCTTAACCTTGGTATATTTTtgttagagcaactccagcgtgGACATTTGACCTGTGGACTGGCTGCAATTGCAATCCAATTGCCTGTCAAAATGACGCCAGCCCATTCGGGCTATTGAGCTAAAGAGGAGCCCGTGGGAAAGCTCAAGCACGAGCCCATTGCCCGAGCGTCTGAGGGGGTTGATGCAAGCTAACATAGCCGCGTGGGGTGGGGGGCATCTAAAAAAACGCAGCTCTCGTAAACCGAAAAATGTAACCGAGCTTTTCATCGGAGACATTTCACGGCGTCGGAGATTGGCATCTGTGGTAGAGGAGGCTCCGGGAGTGGTGAGCCACTAGAAAATTGGCGTCGTGGACCTTGGCATCGCAGTCCCAGCACACCATCACATGTTCCTATGCGCAGAagaagttgaatatcagagtgcgtaacgaacaagattacaaatagaatattattaaataaacgagaatgccgaaacggctacaaaaccctaagaaacttcattgtgaatgacttatctctaatgaataacaaagcatcctatttataataaactaactctAATCTCTagcaaaacctaattctaacgggctaagcccataaaactaaacattcaaataaaccaaaatactaatattttctaacaccccccgtcaaactcatggtggtacacgacatgagtttgccaacagaCGATGTGGATGTAAAACTCCAAATTCCAGTGCCGATGCAGATGCAGAtgccaaacaaacaaacaaaaaatccaaccaaatattttttttcttttgcccaTATGGGCCTTAAACTAacagcaaaacaaaaaaatccaaacaattttttttttcttccttcttccttttttttttcttctgtgcgAACCAACAACATcagtctttctttttttttctttccttttcttctggGTTCACGGTGCAGATGGTGCGGTTGTCTGGGCAGATTGCAGTGCGAGTGATCGGGTCTGTGCAGGCGTGCAGAGGGTGGGTGAGGCAGAGAAAGTGCAGTGGGTGGTGACTACAAATCTGGGTGTGGATGCGGATGCCTGCGGGTTCGAACGGGGTCGCAAAAGCGCGTCAAGCTGCAAGTGTAGTGGTGCAACAGTGGTCCTGTTCATTGGACTTGGCTGCAATGATTGCAGCGGTTCGAGCAGGTGCGAATTCAAGCGGTGCTATGGTGCAGCGGGATGGTGATGGTCGGGTGCAATGGTCAAGCGGTGACAGGGCATCGACTTCAAGTGCAGGTGCGGTTCAAGCACATGGTTCTGCAGATCCAGATGGGGTAAGCGCAGCGGAGGTGATGGCAGattcaacctttttttttttttttttaacaaagtaGACC
Encoded proteins:
- the LOC126584600 gene encoding uncharacterized protein LOC126584600 is translated as MRMPAGSNGVAKARQAASVVVQQWSCSLDLAAMIAAVRAGANSSGAMVQRDGDGRVQWSSGDRASTSSAGAVQAHGSADPDGTSKADRECSTSTGGAGSTSSGYRDDLQPQHDEDDDNDEYRKDYMKCNTSSSRIAQIEEAEEKRCKTNYSDQIL